From the Nostoc sp. PCC 7107 genome, the window CTATGGAACTAGGAATGTTGACGTAAGCGCAAGATGCTGTAATGCCTACCAAGCCTGCCAAAATACCGTTAATAATCATGGACAAGTCTGGCTTACCCAAGTACAACCAAGCTACAGCTGTAGCAGCAATACCACCAACAGCACCCGCCATGTTGGTTGTTAAAGCAATGTGAGTAATTGCATTTGGGTCAGCAGCCATTACGGAACCGGGGTTGAAACCAAACCACCCCAACCACAAAATCAAACACCCCAAAGTGGCAATACTCATGTTGTGACCTGGGAGAGCCACCGCTTGTTTATCTTGATATTTGCCAATGCGTGGCCCAAGAAATGCGGCTCCCATCAACGCAGCCCAGCCACCAACTGAGTGAACTACTGTAGAACCAGCAAAATCCCAAAAACCCATGTCAGCCAGCCAACCAGCACCCCAAATCCAGTGTCCGGTGATGGGGTAAGCAATACCTACAAGTAATAGGCTGAAAATTAAGAAGTCAACAAACTTAATCCGTTCCGCAACTGCACCAGACACAATTGTGGCTGCGGTTCCCGCAAATACTAGCTGGAACAAGAATTTGGCTGCTAAAGGAACACCTGTCCAACTGAGAGCGCTAAACACTCCTTTGTAAGCATCGCCAGTTGCAGGGCTGTTATCTACTCCTGATAGGAACAAGCCACTGAGTCCGATGAAATCATTACCATCGCCAAACATTAAACCAAAACCGATCGCCCAAAATGCCACGGTCGATAGGGCAAATACAATTAAGTTCTTTGCTAAAACGTTAACGGCGTTCTTTTGACGGCAAAACCCGGTTTCTAACATACAAAAACCGGCGTTCATGAAAAACACTAAAAAGGCCGCGATCGCTACCCATAATGTATCAATAGCAACTTTCAGTTCTGCGGTTGTCGGGCCTGCGGGTGCGGGAGTTTGAGCTACGGCTACATAACCCCAACCCAAGACAATTAGACAAGCCAACGGTAAGCAAGCTTGCCAACTGGGAGAAAGTCGCTTAATTGCTAAAGTGAATCGCTTGAGTGTTGAGTTAAATTGTGTGCTTTTAGCGTATTTTCTGGCAGATGATCGCCTAATTTTTGTTTTTGATTTCTGTCTCTGCATGAGTTTGAACATCATCCTCCAAACCATCCTGAATGGAAAAACATCTAGAGCAAAAAAACTAACGTTGTAAGTTAAATCCAGTGGCTTTTGATATTTATCTTTAAACCACTTATTTCTACGCCAGAAAGCCAAATAGCCCAACTAGGAGTTTAGAAAATTGACTAAACTCTTGTAAATATTTTTGCTGTTATCCTTAAGAAATTATTATGTATTATCCGAAACAGTCAAGTCTCCTTCACTTAATCTTTAATCTTGGAATTATCGTACTTGATGCGCTTAACTGCTGGCAATTGTCAATACAATGCTGGTAAAAAATGAAGCAGACAGTGACACATCATTTGCACAATACATTCAGACTACTGCAAGTTTGCTACTGTGAACTTACAAAAAATTCCCTGACAGAAATTATTCCAGTACTTCCTGTTGTGAATATTGGTGAATTCACAAATAAATTTGACTGATTCTCTATTTATCAAAACCGCAATTCTGTATCCTTAGATACTATTTTTTGATGACTATTTTTTCACTACACTGAAAGTGATGAGAGCAAAAAACTACATCCTTTGCAGGGAATGGATTTATACTCATCGGTAAATAAGATTAAAAAATAATATTAAATTTTTATAAAAAAAATTAATCAACTGTTACTTAATTTCTTAAGTCACAATCCTTACTTAAATACAAGGGTGGAAAAAGTCTATGCAACTCTTATACTCCACCCTCCCACACCCTTGATCTGTGGTTAAAGTTCTTCTTTTAAATATTGTTCATAACCTAGCTGCTCTAATTTTGCTTGCTTTGCCATCACCAATTCCGATAGAGATTGGCGGTATTGCTGGACTTTTGCAAGTAAATCTGGTTGATGAGTAGCGAGAATTTGCACAGCTAACAAACCAGCATTCTTCGCATTACCAATGGCTACTGTTGCTACTGGGATACCTGATGGCATTTGGACAATAGAATATAAAGAATCAACACCTTGTAAATTTCGGGTGGCAACAGGTACGCCAATTACAGGTAAAGGTGTGAGGGAGGCTACCATACCTGGGAGATGAGCCGCACCGCCAGCACCAGCTATAATCACCTTAATGCCACGTTGATGGGCAGTTTGGGCATATTGCACCATCCGTTCTGGGGTACGATGGGCAGAAACGATCGCTACTTCTGTTTCTACACCAAACTCTGCACAAATAGCGATCGCATCTTTCATGGTGGGCAAATCAGAATCGCTGCCCATGATAATACCGACAAGGGGAGACATAGAATTTTGGATTTTAGATTTTAGATTTTGGATTAAAGGCTGATTGCGAGATTTACAATCGTGTCAGACTTAGACTTAGCTACTTTCAGTCCAAGGTGATGACTCAAGCAACACACAAACCCATCGCTTCAAATGTAGATATTATCAATGCGCGTGTACCTGGTTATCAAGATTTACAAATGCTCTTAGTTAACCACGAAGGCGTGATTGAGCAAATCTTGCCAATGAATACGGTATGCAAACGAGTTGCTCACCCCGATGTACAAATATGGGATGTAGCTGGTGACTGGATTTCGTTAGGCGGTGTTGATTTACAGATTAATGGGGCGTTAGGTTTGGCATTTCCCGAATTAACAGCCGAAAATGCTTATATGCTGCCAAAAATTTCCCAATATTTGTGGGATGTTGGGGTTGATGCTTATGTACCAACATTAGTAACTACTTCTGTAGAAAATTTTCAGCGATCGCTTGCCATTATTGCTGATTTTGCTTTTAGTTCAACAGTCGGGGCAGAAATTCTCGGTGTACATCTAGAAGGGCCATTTTTGAATTATGGGAAACGTGGCGCACATCCAGCGGAATATCTCTTACCGCTGACAATTGAGGAAGTTAAAAGGGTATTGGGTGAATATGCCTCAATTGTCAAAATTATTACCCTAGCGCCAGAGTTAGACCCTAACGGAGAGGTCATAGCATATTTGCATTCTTTAGGCATCACTGTCAGCTTAGGACATTCTCAGGCAACAGCTGACCAAACCCAAAAAGCCTTTGATTTGGGCGCAACAATGGTGACTCATGCCTTCAACGCTATGCCACCATTACACCACCGCGAACCGGGATTATTAGGAGCAGCAATTACCAATCCTGATGTAATGTGTGGTTTTATTGCCGATGGACAACATGTTGCGCCAACAATGCTCAAAATTCTCCTGCGGGCAACTCAAGAACTATTCTTAGTCAGTGATGCCTTAGCACCCTTGGGTTTACCTGATGGCGTATATCCTTGGGACAGCCGACACATTGAAGTTAAACATGGTACAGCCCGACTGCTAGATGGCACGTTAACAGGAACGACTTTACCATTATTTGTGGGAGTGCAGAATTTAGT encodes:
- a CDS encoding ammonium transporter, coding for MQRQKSKTKIRRSSARKYAKSTQFNSTLKRFTLAIKRLSPSWQACLPLACLIVLGWGYVAVAQTPAPAGPTTAELKVAIDTLWVAIAAFLVFFMNAGFCMLETGFCRQKNAVNVLAKNLIVFALSTVAFWAIGFGLMFGDGNDFIGLSGLFLSGVDNSPATGDAYKGVFSALSWTGVPLAAKFLFQLVFAGTAATIVSGAVAERIKFVDFLIFSLLLVGIAYPITGHWIWGAGWLADMGFWDFAGSTVVHSVGGWAALMGAAFLGPRIGKYQDKQAVALPGHNMSIATLGCLILWLGWFGFNPGSVMAADPNAITHIALTTNMAGAVGGIAATAVAWLYLGKPDLSMIINGILAGLVGITASCAYVNIPSSIVIGLVAGILVVFSVPFFDKLGIDDPVGATSVHLVCGIWGTLAVGLFSVGPGGYPWLVDLAGKPVGPHGLFFGGGFGTLIPQIIGILAVGGMTVLLSTIIWLALKATLGIRVTREEELEGLDIGEHGMEAYSGFVKEASHGGFSEGSSSGGISSGGDIPSTL
- the nagA gene encoding N-acetylglucosamine-6-phosphate deacetylase → MTQATHKPIASNVDIINARVPGYQDLQMLLVNHEGVIEQILPMNTVCKRVAHPDVQIWDVAGDWISLGGVDLQINGALGLAFPELTAENAYMLPKISQYLWDVGVDAYVPTLVTTSVENFQRSLAIIADFAFSSTVGAEILGVHLEGPFLNYGKRGAHPAEYLLPLTIEEVKRVLGEYASIVKIITLAPELDPNGEVIAYLHSLGITVSLGHSQATADQTQKAFDLGATMVTHAFNAMPPLHHREPGLLGAAITNPDVMCGFIADGQHVAPTMLKILLRATQELFLVSDALAPLGLPDGVYPWDSRHIEVKHGTARLLDGTLTGTTLPLFVGVQNLVKWGICDVERAIALATDAPRKAIDLPVISPGQNASLLRWHWNETTQELTWQRLHSNTFQLR
- the purE gene encoding 5-(carboxyamino)imidazole ribonucleotide mutase, translated to MSPLVGIIMGSDSDLPTMKDAIAICAEFGVETEVAIVSAHRTPERMVQYAQTAHQRGIKVIIAGAGGAAHLPGMVASLTPLPVIGVPVATRNLQGVDSLYSIVQMPSGIPVATVAIGNAKNAGLLAVQILATHQPDLLAKVQQYRQSLSELVMAKQAKLEQLGYEQYLKEEL